A genomic region of Aspergillus oryzae RIB40 DNA, chromosome 1 contains the following coding sequences:
- the rpnL gene encoding proteasome regulatory particle lid subunit rpnL (26S proteasome regulatory complex, subunit RPN12/PSMD8) → MANGADLRTLVSELHNALNRKQFDAANDLLSRAKRTLLLQNALIPTSSTSPELIALAREVLELGALSSIRQTDAPSFTRYYQQLQPFYDLERDSANAGKVDFKTSQRSKITGLYLLLLLSMGDSTSFHTVLEGLVEEASLKGKSIEDDPCIKYPVELERNLMEGSYDKVWRETKSERVPSEDFGLFSNVLVGTIRSEIADCSEKAYPSLPISNAKNLLFLESEGAVIEFAQQRGWVLRDGRIYFPVEPEAAARSEKDILVASTAIIENAIGYARELETIV, encoded by the exons ATGGCAAACGGCGCCGACCTCCGGACTCTCGTCTCAGAGCTTCACAACGCTCTCAACCGGAAACAGTTTGATGCTGCCAACGACCTCCTTAGCCGCGCAAAGCGCACCCTCCTGCTGCAGAATGCCCTCATcccaacatcttcaacatcaccTGAGCTGATTGCTCTCGCCCGGGAAGTGTTGGAGCTCGGCGCTCTGTCCTCCATCCGGCAAACCGACGCACCCTCTTTCACACGATACTACCAGCAGTTGCAACCTTTCTACGATCTGGAGAGGGATAGCGCTAATGCAGGAAAGGTGGACTTCAAGACCAGCCAACGCAGCAAGATCACGGGCCTATACcttttgctgttgctgagcaTGGGCGACAGCACCAGTTTCCACACAGTCTTGGAGGGTCTCGTTGAGGAGGCGAGTTTGAAGGGGAAGAGCATTGAGGACGACCCATGCATTAAATACCCAGTGGAGCTGGAGAGAAACTTGATGGAGGGAAGCTATGATAAGGTGTGGAGAGAGACCAAGTCGGAGAGAGTGCCTTCAGAGGATTTCGGCCTGTTCTCTAAT GTCCTGGTCGGAACCATCCGTAGTGAAATCGCCGACTGCTCCGAGAAGGCGTACCCCTCGctccccatctccaacgccaagaaccttctgttcctcgAGTCGGAGGGAGCGGTCATTGAATTCGCTCAGCAGCGCGGATGGGTGCTTCGTGATGGACGGATATACTTCCCTGTTGAGCCGGAGGCCGCCGCGCGGTCCGAGAAAGATATCCTGGTGGCCAGCACCGCAATCATCGAGAACGCAATTGGCTACGCTCGCGAACTAGAGACGATCGTTTAA
- a CDS encoding uncharacterized protein (predicted protein), with amino-acid sequence MSTLDYWVCTKTRRLHRFYIRSKSDPTVFWHDNDGFIVASKTERTKFRVTGKTRLEKDHVMIRSDLISITVIGKDNGYIRNDDGILVTGGSGNDTFLFTNPLL; translated from the exons ATGTCTACTTTGGATTACTGGGTATGTACTAAGACCCGGCGCCTTCATAGATTCTATATTCGCTCCAAGAGTGACCCGACCGTCTTCTGGCACGACAATGATGGCTTCATCGTCGCCTCTAAGACCGAGCGTACCAAGTTCCGCGTCACGGGCAAGACCAGGCTCGAGAAGGACCATGTCATGATTCGAAGTGATCTTATCTCTATTACTGTGATTGGCAAGGACAATGGCTATATACGCAACGATGATGGCATCTTGGTTACTGGTGGGAGTGGAAATGATACGTTCCTCTTTA CGAATCCCTTGCTCTAA
- a CDS encoding uncharacterized protein (predicted protein): MSKDFRADGYYDSWSSNLNKASPEKRQGLVHKHRTLYEIIVKKGSEQSTIFINLKRGEGEITRSTSDHADVIATIGDDDLIHWIQGSVNGQRLFMLGKLKVKDRLFQDLNTLES; the protein is encoded by the exons ATGTCCAAAGACTTCAGGGCTGATGGCTATTACGATAGCTGGTCAAGCAACCTCAACAAAGCATCTCCGGAAAAGCGACAGGGACTAGTTCACAAACATCGCACTCTTTACGAAATCATTGTCAAGAAAGGTAGCGAACAGAGCACAATTTTTATCAATCTTAAACGCGGTGAAGGTGAAATTACGAGGTCGACATCGGACCACGCAGATG TGATTGCCACcattggcgatgatgatttgATTCATTGGATCCAGGGCTCGGTGAATGGTCAGAGGTTATTCATGTTGGGAAAGTTGAAGGTCAAGG ATAGACTTTTCCAAGACCTTAATACGCTGGAGTCGTGA
- a CDS encoding transcription factor domain-containing protein (predicted protein), with amino-acid sequence MTTILHLIQLTPGQTLTAKDLYLDSARQELSALVSICLSANKQSTVAFLHWTLLYYPLTAVFVLFCNTVVTSHIGDFNLLKTVADCLTQSGTASEHIANLQKLFQEFVSLSQRFLNEESSATLTNQGATQTSPCQQQQGTSSQDVIHNSNSPHWLNTSTTWSSGILAGLDNQSFDPSFPMLELSYGDSTFFLGGGSDIPFSSA; translated from the exons ATGACAACTATTCTCCATCTGATTCAACTTACCCCAGGGCAGACACTTACTGCCAAAGATCTTTACCTCGATTCAGCACGTCAGGAGCTATCGGCCTTGGTATCAATATGCCTATCAGCCAACAAGCAAAGTACCGTCGCCTTCCTACATTG GACCCTTCTGTACTACCCCCTGACAGCAGTCTTCGTGCTATTCTGTAATACTGTTGTCACCTCTCATATAGGCGATTTCAACCTTTTGAAAACAGTTGCAGACTGCTTGACCCAGAGCGGAACAGCCAGCGAGCACATTGCCAACCTGCAGAAACTCTTCCAGGAATTTGTCTCGCTCTCCCAACGCTTTCTCAATGAAGAAAGCTCTGCCACACTCACCAATCAAGGCGCTACTCAGACAAGTCCCTGTCAACAGCAACAGGGGACCTCTTCTCAGGATGTAATTCATAACTCCAACTCGCCCCACTGGTTGAATACAAGCACTACCTGGAGTTCGGGTATCTTGGCAGGCTTGGACAACCAATCTTTTGATCCATCGTTTCCTATGTTGGAACTATCTTATGGTGATTCGACTTTCTTCCTGGGCGGTGGATCTGATATACCGTTTAGTTCTGCATGA
- a CDS encoding S53 family peptidase (predicted protease) produces MVLFAYTIGAFSLVLHLLVAALATGPRYSVVERLEKIPDGWVDVGTPSPSKPIELQLAVHPEKITEFEQRVIEISTPGNQNYGRHMSRDEVRNFLYSSDVAPRKVLSWLKAAHIPATSINKHTGWITFTVPVSQAEQLLRTRFYTFEHKKSRATVVRTLKYSVPKELRSFVQMIQPTTRFGQLMPQTEPPLLQALPVTLKDLVAGCSSIVTPSCLRKLYGISDSKPKPDRRNRLGVSGFLDQYARYSDFHQFLRLYAPNITDNNYTVELINGGLNLQDSLEDSSEASLDIQYAAALADTPFTTFYSTAGRGPVIRDLGHNDPSDPHEPYLEQLRYLLDLPDDELPAVLTTSYGELEQSVPEIYARTTCNMFAQLGARGVSVIFSSGDSGVGDSCITNDGTNRTRFQPLYPASCPFVTSVGGTYGKEPEMAIGYSTGGFSEYFPRPSYQDGSVNQYLSQLGSKWEGLYNPNGRAIPDVAAQADHFIIMDHGQLLKTGGTSAAAPVFAGIVSRLNAARLESNKPRLGFLNPWLYSLNQTGFTDIVDGGSVGCFGDVGREVPYASWNATPGWDPVTGLGTPYYKALVEQAMSI; encoded by the exons ATGGTCTTGTTTGCATATACTATAGGAGCCTTCTCCCTGGTCCTTCACCTTTTAGTTGCCGCGCTAGCTACCGGGCCCAGATACTCTGTCGTTGAACGCCTGGAAAAGATTCCGGATGGCTGGGTAGATGTCGGAACCCCTTCCCCGTCGAAGCCGATCGAACTTCAGCTGGCAGTACACCCAGAGAAAATCACTGAATTCGAGCAACGGGTCATCGAGATCTCTACTCCAGGTAACCAAAACTATGGACGTCACATGAGTCGGGACGAGGTCCGGAACTTCTTATATTCATCTGATGTAGCTCCGCGGAAGGTCCTCTCTTGGCTTAAGGCTGCACATATACCGGCTACATCTATCAACAAGCATACAGGCTGGATTACCTTTACAGTTCCCGTTTCGCAAGCAGAGCAGTTGCTAAGGACGCGGTTCTATACCTTTGAGCATAAGAAATCGAGAGCAACCGTGGTCAGGACTCTCAAGTATTCGGTGCCCAAAGAACTTCGATCTTTTGTTCAGATGATCCAGCCAACAACTCGGTTTGGGCAGCTTATGCCGCAGACTGAACCGCCActccttcaagctctgccTGTCACTCTTAAAGATCTAGTTGCAGGTTGTTCATCAATAGTCACACCTAGCTGTCTCCGCAAGCTTTATGGAATTTCTGATTCCAAGCCCAAGCCAGACCGTCGTAACAGGCTTGGGGTATCTGGTTTTCTGGACCAGTATGCACGCTATAGCGACTTTCATCAGTTCTTGCGCCTCTACGCACCGAATATAACAGACAATAACTACACCGTGGAGCTCATCAATGGTGGTCTCAATTTGCAAGATTCTTTGGAGGACAGCTCCGAGGCAAGCTTGGACATCCAGTACGCTGCTGCTCTAGCTGATACCCCTTTCACGACATTCTATAGCACCGCCGGGCGTGGCCCTGTCATACGTGACCTGGGGCATAATGACCCAAGTGACCCTCACGAGCCGTACCTGGAACAACTCCGTTATCTGTTGGATCTCCCAGATGACGAACTGCCTGCTGTTCTAACTACATCCTACGGTGAATTAGAACAAAGCGTGCCAGAAATATATGCGAGAACCACATGTAACATGTTTGCTCAACTTGGGGCGCGCGGAGTCTCTGTGATCTTTAGCAGCGGCGATTCGGGCGTTGGGGACTCGTGCATAACTAATGACGGGACTAATCGGACAAGGTTCCAGCCACTTTACCCGGCGTCCTGTCCTTTCGTTACGTCTGTGGGTGGCACCTACGGTAAAGAGCCTGAAATGGCTATTGGCTACTCCACAGGCGGCTTTTCAGAGTACTTCCCACGTCCTTCATACCAGGATGGTAGTGTCAACCAATACTTGAGTCAACTGGGGTCCAAATGGGAAGGGCTCTACAACCCCAATGGAAGGGCTATTCCCGACGTTGCTGCTCAGGCGGATCATTTTATCATCATGGATCATGGACAGCTTCTGAAAACTGGCGGCACCAG TGCTGCGGCGCCTGTGTTTGCTGGTATTGTCTCTCGGTTGAATGCAGCTCGACTGGAGAGCAACAAGCCGAGGTTGGGATTTCTCAACCCGTGGCTCTATTCTCTCAACCAGACTGGCTTTACAGACATCGTTGATGGAGGTTCGGTAGGATGTTTTGGTGATGTTGGACGGGAGGTGCCGTATGCCAGCTGGAATGCAACTCCTGGGTGGGATCCCGTCACAGGGCTTGGAACGCCCTACTACAAGGCACTTGTTGAACAAGCTATGTCGATATAA
- a CDS encoding uncharacterized protein (predicted protein), whose amino-acid sequence MTSLIITQLEPQLLLQSLVVGALELVIWMDGVWMVPITETRTASAVSSPSARRKATSGASSKSNAARREKLSASTDTVRRTASVSQATFLTVERMVPWKEKTVSARRNQHALMTHTGMVKIVGHQTSQTVVRLGLFTRPKVSKL is encoded by the exons ATGACCTCCTTGATCATTACTCAACTGGAACCGCAGTTGCTCCTTCAGAGTCTGGTTGTTGGAGCTCTCGAGTTGGTCATATGGATGGACGGCGTTTGG ATGGTACCGATCACAGAGACCAGAACTGCGTCAGCCGTGAGCTCCCCAAGTGCACGGAGGAAGGCTACGAGTGGAGCGAGCTCGAAAAGCAATGCCgcaagaagggaaaaactGAGTGCCTCGACGGATACCGTGAGGAGAACGGCCAGTGTGTCTCAGGCGACGTTCCTGACTGTGGAAAGAATGGTACcctggaaggaaaagactgTATCGGCAAGAAGGAACCAACATGCTCTGATGACACATActgggatggtgaagattgtCGGTCACCAGACGAGCCAAACTGTGGTGAGG CTCGGTCTATTCACGAGGCCAAAGGTTAGTAAACTGTAA
- a CDS encoding putative NUDIX domain (predicted protein) yields MITSLYTSEQFVESCGAILFDLSSPKKTVCLIHYHPKNEWLLAKGRRNCGESRHEAALREVREETGYQARLHPVTIYIRAPPMDEQGHMPDEPRCYPDLTEPFMGRLLDLLVRRRRSLLQDSFHWRRR; encoded by the exons ATGATAACATCGCTATACACCTCCGAACAATTCGTCGAAAGCTGCGGAGCTATTCTATTCGACCTATCCTCCCCAAAAAAGACCGTATGCCTTATCCATTACCACCCCAAGAACGAATGGCTCCTTGCCAAGGGACGTCGCAATTGCGGTGAATCCCGACATGAGGCCGCACTACGCGAAGTCCGCGAAGAGACTGGCTATCAAGCCCGTCTTCATCCCGTCACAATATACATTCGTGCACCTCCGATGGACGAACAGGGACATATGCCAGATGAACCTCGCTGTTATCCGGATCTCACTGAGCCCTTCATG GGGCGGTTGCTGGATCTGCTGGtaaggcggaggaggagtTTACTGCAAGATTCTTTCCATTGGAGGAGGCGGTAG